Proteins from a single region of Paenibacillus sp. BIHB 4019:
- a CDS encoding DUF6376 family protein, with translation MAIRSGKSILLIIGMLLLGGCSLFEDAKQAVNSVSSSADYVTGAATYMQTLTSFSEQATQLAEQAVNDASARADYKEQLVAVQESIKQFGELQAPDFAKDVHQTVVDYNLKLQDSIDAVLKQIEDGKALVDATEIPNTINKINELLNQVNQLQQLVS, from the coding sequence ATGGCCATTCGTTCAGGAAAAAGCATACTTTTAATCATTGGAATGTTATTATTAGGAGGATGCTCGTTATTTGAGGATGCCAAACAGGCGGTTAATTCCGTATCGAGCTCGGCCGATTATGTGACGGGGGCAGCAACATACATGCAGACGCTCACGAGCTTTAGCGAGCAGGCGACGCAGCTTGCGGAGCAAGCCGTAAACGATGCGAGTGCACGCGCTGATTATAAGGAACAGCTGGTAGCGGTGCAGGAGTCGATCAAGCAGTTTGGCGAGCTGCAAGCGCCAGATTTTGCCAAGGACGTCCATCAGACCGTGGTCGATTATAATTTGAAGCTGCAGGACAGCATTGATGCGGTGCTGAAGCAGATCGAAGACGGCAAAGCATTGGTTGACGCAACGGAAATTCCAAATACGATTAACAAAATCAACGAGCTGTTAAATCAAGTGAACCAACTACAGCAGCTGGTGTCGTAA
- the cobJ gene encoding precorrin-3B C(17)-methyltransferase: MSEAGVGKLLIIGFGPGSFEHITKRAREAIQESDIVIGYNTYVDLIRELISDQAIVRTGMTEEVSRAQEAVRQAENGKKVAVISSGDAGVYGMAGLVYEVLIEKGWKRNGGVEVEVIPGISAINSTASLLGAPIMHDACTISLSDHLTPWELIARRVEAAGQADFVIALYNPRSGRRTRQIVETQRILLKYRSPDTPVGIVKSAYRDREDIVVTTLSRMLDHDIGMLTTVVIGNSTTVNYDGLMITPRGYQRKYTLGEGAQPLKPHQRLQEKNEPWALHTAGMPELPADGGYRADEYDATDQLLEREEPQAVATDEPRNGNGQGSGVAVAVAPPVVPVNPAPAPINTAVSMRAEAAPVPAVSPLHLAMEAVLLNDRSKGIEPSAAFGAVSSPMPVFAQQSVLEFAVSPGVATKNFTPQQLVALAQAVGEKGSIEYTPHHHLLVRIPTSDPDSVTAQLRADGLSLAPIGDVLQLKACDFCNLEKAESVPYADELQDKIGGMAMPKELRIGFNGCGMACYGAVNEDIGIVYRRGKFDLFLGGKTVGRNAHAAQPVAEGIAVDEIVPLIERIIALYKSEGHPNERFHKFFKRMGQIEGYRYQELPVFHIEDALCGD, translated from the coding sequence ATGAGTGAAGCAGGCGTCGGCAAGCTGTTAATTATCGGATTCGGCCCAGGGAGCTTCGAGCATATTACGAAACGCGCCCGTGAAGCGATTCAGGAGAGCGATATTGTCATCGGCTATAATACGTATGTCGACTTGATTCGGGAGCTAATCAGCGATCAGGCGATTGTGCGTACGGGGATGACAGAGGAGGTCAGCCGGGCGCAGGAAGCGGTGCGCCAAGCGGAGAACGGCAAGAAGGTAGCCGTTATATCAAGCGGCGATGCGGGCGTATACGGCATGGCAGGACTCGTGTATGAGGTGCTGATTGAGAAAGGCTGGAAGCGTAATGGCGGGGTAGAGGTTGAAGTGATTCCCGGCATTTCTGCCATTAACTCGACAGCATCCCTGCTTGGCGCGCCGATAATGCATGATGCTTGCACGATCAGCCTGAGCGATCATTTGACGCCTTGGGAGCTTATTGCGCGCAGGGTAGAAGCGGCCGGACAAGCGGATTTCGTCATTGCGCTTTATAACCCGCGCAGTGGCAGAAGAACGCGGCAAATCGTGGAGACTCAGCGGATTTTGCTCAAATACCGCTCGCCAGATACGCCGGTAGGCATTGTGAAAAGCGCGTACCGCGACCGTGAAGACATTGTCGTGACGACTCTTTCTCGGATGCTTGACCATGATATCGGCATGCTGACAACAGTCGTTATCGGCAACTCTACTACTGTCAATTATGACGGGCTAATGATTACGCCGCGCGGCTATCAGCGCAAATATACGCTAGGCGAAGGGGCTCAGCCTTTGAAGCCCCACCAGCGTCTGCAAGAGAAGAATGAGCCATGGGCGCTTCATACGGCAGGAATGCCTGAGCTTCCAGCGGACGGGGGCTATCGCGCGGATGAATATGACGCGACGGACCAGCTGCTCGAGCGGGAGGAGCCGCAGGCGGTTGCGACAGACGAACCGAGAAATGGTAATGGACAGGGCAGCGGAGTAGCGGTTGCTGTAGCACCCCCGGTTGTGCCCGTGAATCCGGCACCAGCCCCAATAAATACAGCCGTTTCGATGAGGGCAGAGGCTGCCCCGGTACCGGCAGTATCGCCTCTGCATTTGGCGATGGAAGCGGTGCTCCTGAATGATCGCAGCAAAGGTATCGAGCCTAGTGCGGCGTTTGGCGCAGTATCGAGCCCTATGCCTGTGTTTGCGCAGCAATCGGTGCTTGAGTTTGCAGTAAGCCCAGGTGTCGCGACGAAAAATTTTACGCCCCAGCAGCTCGTAGCATTGGCGCAGGCTGTTGGCGAGAAGGGTTCGATTGAATATACGCCGCATCATCATTTGCTGGTGCGAATTCCGACATCGGACCCGGACAGTGTGACGGCGCAGCTGCGTGCGGATGGGCTCAGCCTAGCTCCAATCGGTGATGTACTGCAATTGAAGGCTTGCGATTTTTGCAATCTGGAGAAGGCGGAATCGGTGCCTTATGCCGATGAGCTGCAAGACAAGATCGGCGGCATGGCAATGCCGAAGGAGCTGCGCATCGGGTTCAATGGCTGCGGCATGGCATGTTATGGCGCAGTAAACGAGGATATCGGCATCGTGTATCGCCGTGGCAAATTCGATTTGTTCCTCGGCGGAAAAACCGTCGGCCGCAACGCGCATGCCGCGCAGCCAGTTGCCGAAGGCATTGCCGTCGACGAAATCGTGCCACTGATTGAACGCATTATTGCGCTTTATAAATCGGAAGGACATCCGAATGAGCGCTTTCATAAATTTTTCAAACGAATGGGTCAAATAGAAGGCTATCGCTATCAGGAGCTGCCTGTTTTTCATATCGAAGACGCATTGTGCGGAGACTAG